A genomic stretch from Aedes albopictus strain Foshan chromosome 2, AalbF5, whole genome shotgun sequence includes:
- the LOC109621807 gene encoding signal-induced proliferation-associated 1-like protein 2 isoform X3, whose translation MIGLQAELGGPPPGQLMTSPAAMMSNGPPNGPGSLLPPGHHHPTAGHPAAHLHPPPPPQQMGGRSGGTARERAQHAVEYYNSNVLRARVGAGLAGPRNSVHERYPYIQRHLGMNVGGKLAPQNSENLYRSNSSLELIHDHSGHHDGLHPGGSNLRREYGSHGSIDVISSDRHHSQTTGESFLAMLQEYRPAVFGMEHTHHHTGNHNHHDARNAGMLSSGDDSLDRGNSSPKLRMKFNRLWSSSGAHGAKPGRGQTQSASLDDTSLNPNVSVLSNVSATSTTTVSSADIEERQRRRAFAHFDCQSLTANLGYAAKLRGLLLARRRNTTTGASAAATYGTRSSTPDGDSIDEDYGDGQSNELLDSCPFFRNEVGGEEEREVSLTRMQNPMPAGQQRRAIHRPALAYGVSLLECGTNETLWKANSCPYQKGPRPIEQIDNGALYYRQHFFGQEHQNWFGMDEQLGPVAISIKKDKLPPSATPTLAIHGADVAATSNQTPQALYRLIVRTAELLTLRGSVIEDSIPNPRGTGKHVSTKEILEYVAPEVQISCLRLGVNTSQCEQQLLKLDEQGLTFKYKVGILYCRAGQSSEEDMYNNEEAGPAFNEFLDTIGKRVRLKGFEHYKAGLDNKTDSTGTHSLYANYQDCEIMFHVSTMLPFTPNNRQQLLRKRHIGNDIVTVVFQEPGALPFTPKNIRSQFQHVFIIVRAVNPCTDHTQYRVAVSRSKEVPVFGPPVRPGALYAKGKTFADFLLSKVINAENAAHRSEKFATMATRTRQEYLKDLTSNYCSATLVDTGQKFSIFPSKKRERSKPRFSGDLSQRGAFCWQVVLHDSGMSTQVDCFLGISAETFVLIEECSRQIIFVTPCKAILGWSTSQNSLRVYYHQGECVTLNMRDSGDRDEQLEVIERLRAVTNGCGALELSLRRNPMGQLGFHVQPDGVVTQVEISGQAWTAGLRQGYRLVEICKVAVATLSHDQMVDLLKTSAQVTVTVIESFADFSPRRGCFLQNCRFNAINYESDYETVPERADKNGKKHLPSAQLQSASHRRRYERNFSPPRSSNSSGYGTGSSSRSFTALHQNGIPPSVEQRYGQTDMGTLTSSSSGHSSNDERWYDVLEPQHEAPSSAIAPPTEPNYHHPKLTASSNSLPLAGATPRPLSLHNDSRQLTNNQNANANVALLKRLIINENHGALENGSSEPLYSSSMKNLANHHHLSAAEEEDLSRHNSPQLKRSATTTNIYGINGGSGGSKKTLNNGPMSSSSTSSSRNNSPRPNNNGLTDATKPRTKSSAPQRNSVNYTGSSLQEDLMRLINPDYIAAATSSDDNFNAGAMEKIHKGNPNSHSLGNISSLTASAGLKPIQQQQLTQKSRSREAINLGSSNNLKVAKGNNGGGSSNGTSEQESDVIFTTARPATVISSTTSNCSSPASELNNNNSSKLHINEDHLKMSPGKKQQLMALAAAAGGILKNGGGGGGSGGMMSNGGSGNGGGNMNGSGGGKIPLPDMKEMDWSSLVDTATKAMTQLSESGAKHPQGNVYYDDISQVLNGVVQQQQQLQQQQQQLQQLQQQQLQQQLQQQQQSSQLTSSTGQNGTGTPVLSDLSTTPSSASPVSTGSGSTANSGGQMMSMPNSSSLPELQSQVTQLSDRVLREQRRRRSLEHAVRRLTEENRRLQDESQAAVQQLRRFTEWFFQTIDRQS comes from the exons ATGATCGGACTGCAGGCGGAGCTCGGGGGACCACCGCCGGGACAACTGATGACCTCGCCGGCCGCCATGATGTCGAATGGGCCCCCAAACGGACCCGGTAGCCTCTTGCCACCGGGGCATCATCACCCTACCGCAGGACATCCAGCGGCGCATCTTCATCCTCCGCCGCCACCCCAGCAGATGGGTGGACGATCCGGTGGGACGGCACGGGAACGCGCCCAGCATGCGGTCGAGTACTACAACAGCAATGTCCTGAGGGCCCGGGTTGGAGCGGGTCTTGCCGGACCGCGGAACTCGGTCCACGAACGCTATCCGTACATCCAGCGTCATCTAGGGATGAACGTCGGCGGAAAACTGGCGCCTCAGAACTCCGAGAACCTCTACCGGAGTAACTCCAGCCTGGAGCTAATACACGATCACAGCGGCCATCACGATGGCCTGCACCCAGGAGGGTCAAATCTACGGCGGGAGTACGGCAGTCACGGATCGATCGATGTCATATCCTCCGATCGGCACCACAGCCAAACCACAGGCGAAAGCTTCCTAGCAATGCTTCAGGAATATCGCCCAGCCGTATTTGGCATGGAACACACGCATCATCACACAGGCAATCACAATCACCACGATGCCCGAAACGCTGGAATGCTTTCATCCGGGGACGATAGCCTGGATCGCGGCAACTCCAGTCCGAAGCTACGCATGAAGTTCAACCGGTTATGGTCGTCTTCGGGAGCTCACGGGGCCAAACCAGGCCGTGGACAAACGCAAAGCGCTTCACTCGACGATACCTCGTTGAACCCGAACGTTTCGGTACTGTCCAACGTCAGTGCAACGTCAACAACCACGGTATCGTCGGCCGACATCGAAGAACGCCAACGGAGAAGAGCCTTTGCCCACTTCGACTGCCAGTCGCTCACCGCTAACCTCGGCTACGCCGCCAAACTGCGAGGACTCCTACTTGCTAGAAGAAGGAACACCACAACCGGAGCATCCGCGGCAGCTACGTACGGAACACGGTCGTCCACTCCAGACGGCGACAGCATAGACGAAGACTACGGCGATGGCCAAAGCAACGAACTTCTCGACAGTTGCCCGTTCTTCCGTAACGAAGTCGGTGGAGAAGAAGAGCGCGAAGTTAGCCTCACAAGGATGCAGAACCCCATGCCCGCTGGTCAGCAAAGACGAGCCATCCATCGACCGGCTCTAGCCTACGGAGTATCTTTGCTGGAATGTGGTACGAACGAGACTCTCTGGAAAGCCAACAGCTGCCCCTATCAGAAGGGTCCTCGACCGATCGAACAGATCGACAACGGTGCTCTCTACTATCGGCAGCATTTCTTCGGCCAGGAACATCAGAACTGGTTCGGAATGGACGAGCAGCTGGGTCCCGTAGCGATCTCCATCAAAAAGGATAAGCTGCCGCCCAGTGCGACGCCTACCCTTGCAATCCACGGGGCCGATGTTGCGGCCACGTCCAACCAAACTCCTCAGGCCCTGTACCGGCTTATAGTCCGTACGGCCGAGCTGCTAACCCTGCGCGGATCCGTCATCGAGGATTCCATTCCAAATCCTCGCGGAACGGGTAAGCACGTCAGTACcaaagaaattctggaatacgTTGCGCCAGAAGTACAAATCAGTTGTCTACGGCTAGGCGTCAATACGTCCCAGTGCGAACAGCAGCTCCTGAAGCTCGACGAACAAGGCCTCACCTTCAAGTACAAGGTCGGAATCCTGTACTGCCGAGCCGGACAATCTTCCGAGGAGGACATGTACAACAACGAAGAAGCCGGACCGGCGTTCAACGAGTTCTTGGACACGATCGGCAAACGGGTTCGTCTCAAAGGCTTCGAACACTACAAAGCCGGTTTGGACAACAAGACCGACTCCACCGGAACGCATTCCCTGTACGCCAACTACCAGGACTGCGAAATCATGTTCCACGTGTCCACGATGCTCCCATTCACCCCCAACAACCGGCAGCAACTCCTTCGGAAGCGACACATTGGAAACGACATAGTGACGGTCGTTTTCCAAGAACCGGGAGCTCTTCCGTTTACTCCAAAGAACATCCGTAGCCAGTTCCAGCACGTGTTTATCATCGTTCGGGCGGTGAACCCGTGCACGGATCACACCCAGTACCGGGTGGCGGTGTCCCGTTCGAAGGAAGTGCCGGTATTCGGTCCCCCGGTTCGTCCGGGTGCTCTCTACGCCAAAGGAAAGACCTTCGCCGACTTCCTGCTGTCGAAGGTGATCAACGCCGAGAATGCGGCGCACAGGTCGGAGAAGTTCGCCACTATGGCGACCCGAACCCGGCAGGAGTACTTGAAGGATCTGACCAGCAACTACTGCAGTGCCACGCTGGTGGATACCGGTCAGAAGTTCTCGATATTCCCCAGCAAGAAACGGGAGCGAAGTAAGCCCCGATTCTCCGGCGATTTGAGTCAGCGGGGCGCTTTCTGTTGGCAAGTGGTGCTACATGACAGTGGGATGTCTACGCAGGTAGATTGCTTCTTGGGCATCTCGGCGGAGACTTTTGTGTTGATCGAGGAATGCTCAAGGCAGATCATATTCGTGACTCCGTGTAAGGCAATTTTGGGGTGGTCTACGAGCCAGAACTCCCTGAGGGTGTACTATCATCAAGGGGAGTGTGTAACGCTGAACATGCGGGATTCTGGGGATCGTGATGAACAGCTGGAAGTGATCGAGCGGTTACGAGCCGTTACGAATGGTTGCGGAGCGTTGGAGCTAAGTCTACGGAGGAATCCTATGGGACAGTTGGGATTCCACGTGCAGCCGGATGGCGTGGTTACACAAGTGGAAATATCTGGACAGGCCTGGACGGCTGGTCTACGCCAAGGCTACCGGTTAGTGGAGATCTGCAAGGTTGCCGTGGCTACGTTATCGCATGATCAAATGGTTGATCTCCTGAAGACTTCAGCGCAGGTGACAGTGACCGTGATCGAGTCCTTTGCTGATTTCAGTCCTCGTCGAGGCTGTTTTCTGCAAAATTGCCGGTTCAATGCGATCAACTACGAAAGTGATTATGAAACCGTCCCGGAACGGGCGGATAAGAACGGCAAGAAGCATCTACCCAGTGCCCAGCTGCAGTCGGCTAGCCATCGTCGACGGTATGAACGGAATTTCTCCCCGCCACGATCGAGTAATAGTTCCGGGTACGGAACCGGAAGCAGTAGTCGATCGTTTACTGCTTTGCATCAGAATGGTATTCCACCCAGCGTCGAGCAACGATATGGTCAGACGGATATGGGAACTTTAACAAGCTCATCCAGTGGACATTCATCGAACGACGAACGCTGGTATGACGTTCTAGAACCTCAACATGAAGCTCCTTCGTCAGCAATCGCTCCCCCTACAGAACCAAACTATCATCACCCAAAGCTAACcgcttccagtaattccttaccCCTTGCCGGAGCTACTCCTCGACCTCTTTCCCTACACAACGATTCTCGTCAGTTGACCAATAATCAAAACGCCAATGCCAACGTTGCCCTTCTCAAGCGTCTGATCATTAACGAGAACCATGGCGCGCTTGAAAACGGATCCTCCGAACCGCTCTACAGCAGTTCCATGAAGAACCTTGCCAACCATCACCATCTGAGCGCCGCCGAAGAAGAGGACCTCTCTCGACATAACTCACCGCAGCTGAAACGCTCCGCGACCACCACTAACATCTACGGAATTAACGGAGGAAGCGGTGGAAGCAAGAAAACCTTGAACAACGGTCCCATGAGCTCCAGTAGCACGTCCAGCTCCCGCAACAACAGCCCTCGACCGAACAACAACGGCCTTACCGATGCCACCAAGCCGCGAACGAAGAGTTCTGCGCCTCAGCGGAACAGCGTCAACTACACCGGAAGCTCCCTGCAGGAAGATCTGATGAGGCTCATCAACCCGGACTACATTGCCGCCGCCACTTCCAGCGATGACAACTTCAACGCCGGTGCCATGGAAAAGATCCACAAGGGTAATCCCAACAGCCACAGCTTGGGGAACATCTCGTCCCTGACGGCGTCCGCCGGATTGAAGCCGATCCAGCAGCAACAGTTGACACAGAAGTCACGCTCCAGGGAAGCCATCAATCTAGGTTCGTCCAACAATCTGAAGGTAGCCAAAGGAAATAATGGTGGAGGTTCGTCGAATGGAACCTCCGAGCAGGAATCGGATGTCATATTTACCACGGCCCGTCCGGCCACGGTGATATCGTCCACGACGAGCAACTGTTCTAGCCCGGCCAGCGAGTTGAACAACAACAATAGCAGTAAGCTACACATCAACGAGGACCACCTGAAGATGTCGCCGGGCAAGAAGCAGCAGTTGATGGCTCTGGCCGCCGCTGCCGGGGGTATATTGAAGAATGGGGGCGGTGGAGGTGGTTCTGGCGGAATGATGTCGAATGGTGGCAGTGGAAATGGCGGAGGGAATATGAACGGAAGTGGCGGAGGAAAGATTCCACTGCCGGATATGAAGGAGATGGACTGGAGCAGTTTGGTCGATACGGCGACCAAGGCCATGACGCAG CTCAGCGAATCTGGTGCCAAGCATCCGCAAGGGAACGTATACTACGATGACATCAGTCAGGTCCTCAACGGCGTAgtccagcaacagcaacagctgcaacaacagcagcagcaactgcaacaactacaacaacaacagctCCAGCAACaactgcaacagcagcagcagagctCGCAGCTAACTTCATCGACTGGTCAAAATGGCACCGGAACACCTGTCCTGTCGGACCTATCTACGACGCCCAGTTCTGCTTCACCGGTGTCTACCGGAAGTGGCAGCACCGCCAACAGTGGCGGCCAAATGATGTCTATGCCGAACAGTTCGAGCCTTCCGGAGCTGCAGAGCCAGGTGACGCAACTGTCCGACCGGGTCTTGCGCGAGCAACGCCGACGGCGCTCCCTAGAGCACGCCGTCCGCCGACTAACGGAGGAGAATCGCCGGCTGCAGGATGAGAGCCAAGCTGCCGTACAGCAACTGCGACGCTTCACCGAGTGGTTCTTCCAGACCATCGATCGCCAGTCGTAA